The genome window GAATTCCTCAAATATCACCTCGTCCATCCGGGATCCGGTGTCTATCAGGGCAGTGGCTATTATGGTGAGGCTCCCACCGTCAACAACGCTTCGCGCCGTGCCGAAGAATTTTTTCGGTTTCTGCAGAGCCGTGGTTTCCAGCCCCCCCGACATCACTCTGCCCGAAGACGGCGTCTGGGCGTTGTGCGCCCTTGCAAGGCGCGTCAGAGAATCAAGCAGTATCACCACATCCCTGCCCATTTCCACCATGCGTTTCGCTTTTTCAATAACCATGTCCGACACCTGTATGTGCCTGGCGGGGCTTTCATCAAAAGTGGAAGCCACGACTTCCGACTTCACGCTCATCCTCATGTCCGTCACCTCTTCCGGCCTCTCGTCTATGAGCAGGCAGATGAGCGTCACCTCCGGATGATTGAGAGTGATGCCGTTGGCGATGGCCTGCAGGAGCATTGTCTTGCCCGTCCTCGGAGGCGCGACTATCAAACCCCTCTGCCCCTTGCCTATGGGGGTGAGAAGATCCATGATCCTTCCCGATATCCCCTGCCTGTCGGTTTCAAGTATGATTTGTTTCTTCGGGTACTGCGGCATCAGCTTATCAAAATGAGGCCTGCCCAGGGTCTCTTCCGGCTTCATATTATTGACCGCCACTATGTTGTTCATGGCGTAATATTTTTCCCTGTTCACCGAGGGATGTTTGCAGTAGCCCTGGAGAAAATCACCCGTCCTGAGCTTGAGTTTTTTTATCAGCATGGGCGCGATATACACATCTTCATTGGACGGAAGATAACTGTTGTCCGAGGCGCGAAGAAAGCCGAAGCCGTCCGGCAGTATTTCGAGATAACCTTCTTTCTCTTCCTTGGGATAATCTTCTCCGACATTCTGATTATTGCCGTGATTGTTTTTACCCTCGGCCTGACAGCCGTTATCTTTCGCTGATGTATCCGGAGCGGCCTTAGGCTCGGACAAAGGAGCCGCGGGAGACTGGCCGGCGTTTTTGGAAACATTCAAAATAGCTTCCACTATCTCGTGTTTTTTCATCTTCGCGCTGTTTGCCACTCCCACCGCCGAGGCCGTTTCTTTAAGCTCCGGCAGCTTCATCTCCTTCAACTTCTCTTCTGTGTAAATAGACATTTCTTCCTCCATATTGCTGTTTTTCGTTTCCATGTACCGTATTTTATGTTATCCTCAAAATGCTTTTTGAAATTCCCGGGAAGTTAATATCCCGGGAAAACCGCCTGTCGTCTTCCTCCGGATCCTGCCGGCGGTTTATTCCTTTGGAATGTTTATCCTATCAACAATCTTTTTTCGTGTCAATAAGCAATTCCGCCCAGGCCGTTCAGGGATTTATTTTAACCGGATGCGCGTGCCAGATCTCATCGGCGTATTCTTTCACAGCCCTGTCGCTCGAAAAATAACCCATGTTGGCTATGTTTAAAAGCGCCTTTTTCTGCCACAGGAGTTTATCGGCAAAATCTTTGTTGACCTGATAAGTCTTCAGCAGATAATCTTTCATATCGGCCAGCAGAAAATAGCTGTCCGGTCTGCCGCCGCCGTCGCCGTGAAGTATAGAATCATACAAAGGCTTGAAGATCTCATTGTCGCCGCCGGATAATTCCCCGGATTTGAGCATATCA of Candidatus Omnitrophota bacterium contains these proteins:
- a CDS encoding transcription termination factor Rho, with protein sequence METKNSNMEEEMSIYTEEKLKEMKLPELKETASAVGVANSAKMKKHEIVEAILNVSKNAGQSPAAPLSEPKAAPDTSAKDNGCQAEGKNNHGNNQNVGEDYPKEEKEGYLEILPDGFGFLRASDNSYLPSNEDVYIAPMLIKKLKLRTGDFLQGYCKHPSVNREKYYAMNNIVAVNNMKPEETLGRPHFDKLMPQYPKKQIILETDRQGISGRIMDLLTPIGKGQRGLIVAPPRTGKTMLLQAIANGITLNHPEVTLICLLIDERPEEVTDMRMSVKSEVVASTFDESPARHIQVSDMVIEKAKRMVEMGRDVVILLDSLTRLARAHNAQTPSSGRVMSGGLETTALQKPKKFFGTARSVVDGGSLTIIATALIDTGSRMDEVIFEEF